In a single window of the Atlantibacter hermannii genome:
- the tnsD gene encoding TnsD — translation MRMLPVLPDESLFSRFCRTTTVYGMSPSSLLTIIFNKPDMNVHPILNSGLKAISLHTSESADQLWHEQTLLPLFAWALPISRNEIMDFNTTPARLNRLCRLSNFSLGQRTLLKFCPVCAREDTFHYGVTYWHLAHQLHGVTTCHRHPVALESIHFPSSPHIRIGLMPPVSYTEQLSNEIDFDFAKFCYESLNIIRRKDITHPNYMDVLKKLNLLSLDGNLKKNVFYAHVYAKCQLFGEGSSGLIPTSLTDYHYWEPILKD, via the coding sequence ATGAGAATGTTGCCTGTTTTGCCTGATGAATCCTTGTTCAGCCGGTTTTGTCGGACAACTACCGTGTACGGTATGTCCCCATCTTCTCTGTTAACGATCATTTTCAACAAACCTGATATGAACGTCCATCCAATTCTCAATTCAGGATTAAAGGCTATTTCTCTTCATACATCCGAAAGTGCAGATCAGCTCTGGCATGAACAGACTTTACTCCCTCTTTTTGCCTGGGCACTACCAATCAGTCGTAATGAAATTATGGATTTCAACACGACCCCTGCCAGGCTTAATCGATTGTGCCGCCTTAGTAATTTTTCACTAGGGCAGCGCACACTATTGAAGTTTTGCCCGGTTTGCGCTCGTGAAGATACTTTTCATTATGGTGTTACTTATTGGCATCTGGCGCATCAGCTTCATGGGGTTACAACCTGCCATCGGCATCCGGTAGCGCTTGAAAGCATCCATTTCCCTTCTTCACCGCACATACGTATTGGACTGATGCCTCCTGTTTCGTATACAGAACAACTTAGCAATGAGATAGACTTCGATTTTGCTAAGTTTTGTTATGAGTCCCTAAATATAATCAGAAGAAAAGATATTACACACCCCAATTACATGGATGTACTTAAAAAGTTGAATTTATTATCATTGGATGGAAATTTAAAGAAAAATGTATTCTACGCACATGTTTATGCTAAGTGCCAGTTATTTGGGGAGGGTTCATCGGGACTTATACCAACATCCCTAACTGATTATCATTACTGGGAGCCTATACTCAAAGACTGA
- a CDS encoding transposase insF for insertion sequence IS3A/B/C/D/E/fA: MLDVHPSGFYAWLQQPHSQRHQADLRLTGQIKQFWLESGCVYGYRKIHLDLRDSGQQCGVNRVWRLMKRVGIKAQVGYRSPRARKGEASIVSPNRLQRQFNPDAPDERWVTDITYIRTHEGWLYLAVVVDLFSRKIIGWSMQSRMTKDIVLNALLMAVWRRNPEKQVLVHSDQGSQYTSHEWQSFLKSHGLEGSMSRRGNCHDNAVAESFFQLLKRERIKKKIYGTREEARSDIFDYIEMFYNSKRRHGSSEQMSPTEYENQYYQRLGSV, encoded by the coding sequence GTGCTGGATGTTCATCCCAGTGGTTTTTACGCCTGGCTTCAGCAGCCGCATTCACAACGCCATCAGGCAGACCTGAGACTGACAGGACAGATTAAACAGTTCTGGCTGGAATCGGGATGCGTCTATGGTTATCGCAAAATCCATCTGGATCTGCGTGACAGCGGGCAACAGTGCGGAGTAAACAGAGTCTGGAGACTGATGAAACGTGTCGGAATAAAGGCTCAGGTCGGATACCGAAGCCCGCGGGCACGTAAAGGCGAGGCCAGTATCGTGTCACCCAACAGGCTCCAGCGACAGTTCAATCCGGATGCTCCTGATGAGCGTTGGGTAACGGACATAACCTACATCAGGACCCACGAAGGCTGGCTGTATCTTGCCGTTGTTGTTGATCTGTTCTCACGCAAAATTATCGGCTGGTCCATGCAATCCCGGATGACAAAGGACATTGTCCTGAACGCACTGCTGATGGCTGTATGGCGGCGTAATCCCGAAAAACAGGTGCTGGTTCATTCGGATCAGGGCAGTCAGTACACAAGCCATGAGTGGCAGTCGTTCCTGAAATCACACGGCCTGGAGGGTAGCATGAGCCGTCGCGGTAACTGCCATGATAATGCGGTTGCAGAAAGTTTTTTCCAGTTGTTGAAACGTGAACGGATAAAGAAAAAGATCTACGGAACGCGGGAAGAAGCCCGCAGTGATATTTTTGATTACATCGAAATGTTTTATAACAGTAAGCGTCGGCATGGTTCTAGCGAACAGATGTCACCGACAGAATATGAAAACCAGTATTATCAACGGCTCGGAAGTGTCTAG
- a CDS encoding ISEhe3, transposase orfA, with product MSGKRYPEEFKTEAVKQVVDRGYSVASVATRLDITTHSLYAWIKKYGPDSSTNKEQSDAQAEIRRLQKELKRVTDERDILKKAAAYFAKLSD from the coding sequence ATGAGCGGTAAGCGTTATCCCGAAGAGTTTAAAACTGAAGCAGTCAAACAGGTTGTTGATCGCGGTTATTCTGTTGCCAGCGTTGCAACACGTCTCGATATCACCACCCACAGCCTTTATGCCTGGATAAAGAAGTACGGTCCGGATTCTTCCACTAATAAAGAACAGTCAGATGCTCAGGCCGAGATCCGCCGTCTCCAGAAAGAGCTGAAACGGGTTACCGACGAACGGGACATATTAAAAAAAGCCGCGGCGTACTTCGCAAAGCTGTCCGACTGA